The Leishmania panamensis strain MHOM/PA/94/PSC-1 chromosome 23 sequence DNA window CACGTATTCCATGAGGCAATGGGCATGTTGGGGGGAGAAAATCTCTGCTGTCTTTCTTCGCTTTACAGGTTGCTTCACGCCCTCTTCGTGCAGTGGCCAAGCAAACCCTGCGCTCACCCCAGACTCGTAGAAGGGACCCTAATCTCCCTCGGTCAGCCTTTTCCCCACCTTCATGTGCGTGAGTGGAGCGGCCCCCTCCCGCTATGCAGGTGCGGGGGTCTCGATGTAAAGATCTTTttattctcctcctcctccccgttTGCTCTCTCATTGCCACTTTGCTATCGGCCAGGTGAATCCATCTTAGCTGCGTCGAATGAGGTCGAAAGGAGTCGCAGCGACGTCCAACGGTGACGTCACGGCTGAAGAAGCGCGGTTCGGCAAGAAGAGCCACCGTGGACGGCGGCGTGCCGGCCGAAGAGCATCGGGCGCTGACAACAACTCCGAGGGCTGTGAAAACACTGAAACACCTGTCGAGGAGTACCACTACAAACACCCGAAACAGCGAGTGCTCACCATCGCCCTTTTCATGTGGGAGCGCGTCGCTACTTTCTGCATCCCGTCCCAGGTGGCGGAGCTCGAGCGTGTCAGTCGAGATGTGGCGCGGCACCTCACAGACTCCAACACTGGGACCCGTCTAATGCAGCGCTACTGGAACGCACAGTGGAGTCGCATGGtgtggaaggaggaggagctgacggATGAGAAAAGGTACCTGACGCCAACGATGCTGAAGCACAGCGAGGGCAAGCAGAGTTGGAAAAAACTGTTTGTTCAGGAGTACCCCATTTACCTGCAGCGCGTCCATCAAGGCAGCGGGGTGTGCAATAACGCTGTGAATGAAGCGAAGGTGCTGTTCCATCGAGAAGTGCTGAACACCGtgaagacggcggcggagctgaagcGACTCGAGCTgaccgaggaagaggcgcgcgTGAAAGAACAGCGGAAGCGCGGCGTTGATGTGGAATTCGAAGAAGCGCCCAACACGGCCCCCAGCCCATCCTCGCTGGATGGCCCTCACGGCGCTCCTgcggcaaagaaggagcGCGAGAAGCGTGAGAAGGGCCGCCCACGCGCAGTGGAGAAGGCACCGCACGAGTCGTACACCCGCAGTGACTACAAGGCGGACTACAGGACCGGTGACCGAAGGGGTAAACACAAGAAGGGCGGCACCGGCCGTTGGTCAAATTTTGACAACTTTGGCGACTACGACTACTGACGTGCGGTGTTGCGTAGgcgtcgacagcggcgcctccctctcccccgtgCACGTGGAGGATAGGCGCGGGCCAGTGAGGAGCAGAAAGAGGTCTGATGAAGACAAAGCCAGTATGTAACGCAGTAGCTTCAAAATGTGTCGATCAATCGCCATCGGGCTGCCGCTCATCTTATCAAGCgcaaacaagcacacacgaCCGCATGAGCGCACCATGTGGGCGCCCATGAAAGAGAACACGGATAAACCCAGCAAAGAAAAGTGCGCCAGgtctctcttgcctctcttcgcttcttctccctctgcgtgtgtgtgtgtgtgtgtgtgtgtgctcgtgtcTCCACGTGATGCACACCGTAGTCCGCCTAATGAGAGCTGTTACCCATGCAGacccaccgcagcaccaTCGCAAAGTGTTGGCACCTCCTGAGAAGACAACGAGACGCGCAGCCGTCCGAAAACGAAACCGACGCGGAGAAAATAGTTTTCgcaccggcgctgctgcgtggacGGACTCGCTTacccacgcagcagcgccggtgcGAAAATTATGGTGCGTATCGCATCCCTGCTCCAGGTGGCCGtcacgtgcgtgtctgccCGTACGCTTCCTCAGATGTTGTTGTTGATGCAAGCCCCAGAAGAGGACGTCACGTGTGAGCGAGTCAGCGAccatgccgccgccatctACATTCTCTTGCGTACCCTCCGATGATGCCTGCCCTACTCCATCTTCTGCAACTCGCTCTACGCAATACATGGGCCCCtgtcacgcacacactctctccgacacacacacacacacttctttcctccccttctctccttcgcagCGATCAGAGGGGTCTCTGCGCCCGCTTTCCCACGCTGCGCTTCACCGATCTCCTCCCTCATCAGCGCGCCGTGTTGCCAGCTTGTGCAGAAcgcaaacgaaaaaggcACATCGCTCAGAACGAAGGGCCCAGGGGGGAACCCTCCCCCGCTCACCCACCGACCCCTACCAAGCCTGATGCCTTGCGTACCAATTCAGCACACCTCAGATGAGGTAGAGTTGCTCATGCAGGAGCTGCAACTACGCATGAGGTTAGCCGTCGAGGGTAGCCCTCGTCTGCACGCATCGCTGCAGGAGCCACACGTCCTCTATACGATCCTGGCAGAATTTTTCGAGTTACAACTCATGCAATCGCACCGCAAGAAAGATGTGGCACTTGACGTAGTGGATGTGCGCCGAGTATGGGCCTTCTGCTTGGCAGAGTTAGCGTCCTCGCTGGGTGCGCCGTCGAGGGTCGAAGCTCCTCCGCAGACACTCTACCGGTTTGTCCACGGTGCACCATCCCTACCGCTTGAGGCGttgcagcgcggcgctccAGTGGTGAATGGAAATTCCTCCCTGTGTGCGCCGAATGTCGCCGTTACGTCGTCAGTGTCGCGTACAACGA harbors:
- a CDS encoding hypothetical protein (TriTrypDB/GeneDB-style sysID: LpmP.23.0380) — encoded protein: MRSKGVAATSNGDVTAEEARFGKKSHRGRRRAGRRASGADNNSEGCENTETPVEEYHYKHPKQRVLTIALFMWERVATFCIPSQVAELERVSRDVARHLTDSNTGTRLMQRYWNAQWSRMVWKEEELTDEKRYLTPTMLKHSEGKQSWKKLFVQEYPIYLQRVHQGSGVCNNAVNEAKVLFHREVLNTVKTAAELKRLELTEEEARVKEQRKRGVDVEFEEAPNTAPSPSSLDGPHGAPAAKKEREKREKGRPRAVEKAPHESYTRSDYKADYRTGDRRGKHKKGGTGRWSNFDNFGDYDY